The following proteins come from a genomic window of Streptomyces sp. Sge12:
- a CDS encoding ABC transporter ATP-binding protein, with the protein MSLEVRLEGLSAGYGSAAPVLERTDLEFPAGSFTALLGPSGCGKSTVLNLVAGFVRPTAGRVTAGSEPVRGPGPERGVVFQHYALFPWRTARGNVEFALKRLGLPRAERRRRALAALAEVGLADGAQKYPAQLSGGMQQRVALARALAAEPEVLLMDEPFGALDALTRTRMQSLLRELWQRRGTTVLFVTHDIDEALALAGRVIVLGGSPGRVLADHAVPAGAPDPDLRSLIARHLGSE; encoded by the coding sequence ATGAGCCTCGAAGTACGGCTGGAGGGGCTGTCCGCGGGGTACGGGAGCGCCGCCCCGGTCCTGGAGCGCACCGACCTGGAGTTCCCGGCGGGCTCCTTCACGGCGCTGCTCGGGCCCAGCGGGTGCGGCAAGTCCACGGTCCTCAACCTGGTGGCGGGATTCGTCCGGCCCACCGCGGGGCGGGTGACGGCGGGGTCCGAGCCGGTGCGCGGGCCGGGCCCCGAGCGGGGCGTGGTCTTCCAGCACTACGCGCTGTTCCCGTGGCGCACGGCCCGCGGCAACGTCGAGTTCGCCCTCAAGCGGCTCGGTCTGCCGCGTGCGGAGCGCCGCAGGCGCGCCCTCGCGGCGCTGGCCGAGGTGGGGCTCGCGGACGGCGCGCAGAAGTATCCGGCCCAGCTGTCGGGCGGGATGCAGCAGCGGGTGGCGCTGGCCCGGGCGCTGGCCGCCGAACCCGAAGTGCTGTTGATGGACGAGCCGTTCGGGGCACTGGACGCGCTGACCCGGACCCGGATGCAGAGCCTGCTGCGGGAGCTGTGGCAGCGCCGCGGCACCACCGTCCTGTTCGTCACGCACGACATCGACGAGGCACTGGCGCTGGCCGGGCGCGTGATCGTCCTCGGCGGGAGTCCCGGGCGGGTGCTCGCCGACCACGCGGTGCCCGCCGGAGCACCCGATCCCGACCTGCGGTCCCTGATCGCCCGCCACCTCGGCTCCGAATGA
- a CDS encoding ABC transporter permease, producing the protein MHATPSPPGRGLAGLGPALGTAGVVLALWYLLARSGSVAPGLLPTPGRTAAALADSARSGALAADLGASLTRAGQGFALGAVIGSALGFTTGYLPAVSAAVTPLVSFLRPIPAIALVPLATAWFGIGESAKRLLIAYAVLLAVWLYVHDGVSRVPVSHLRAARSLGAPLHRRFTEVLLPAAAPALLAALRYGASVALLALVAAELGGADSGLAYRLQVDGQFLRVDRMFAGLLVLGLLGVAVDLVLAAVGRRFVHWSAS; encoded by the coding sequence GTGCACGCCACCCCCTCACCCCCCGGCCGAGGCCTCGCCGGGCTCGGCCCGGCCCTGGGCACGGCCGGCGTCGTCCTCGCCCTCTGGTACCTGCTGGCCCGCTCCGGCAGCGTGGCACCGGGACTGCTGCCCACACCCGGCCGGACCGCGGCCGCCCTGGCGGACAGCGCCCGCAGCGGCGCCCTGGCCGCCGACCTCGGCGCCAGCCTGACCCGGGCCGGACAGGGCTTCGCGCTGGGCGCCGTCATCGGCAGCGCGCTCGGCTTCACCACCGGCTACCTGCCGGCGGTGTCCGCCGCCGTGACCCCGCTGGTCTCCTTCCTGCGGCCGATCCCGGCCATCGCGCTGGTCCCGCTCGCCACCGCCTGGTTCGGTATCGGCGAGAGTGCCAAGCGGCTGCTCATCGCCTACGCCGTGCTGCTCGCCGTCTGGCTGTACGTCCACGACGGGGTGTCCCGGGTGCCGGTCTCCCATCTGCGGGCGGCCCGGTCACTGGGGGCCCCGCTGCACCGGCGGTTCACCGAGGTGCTGCTGCCCGCCGCCGCTCCCGCCCTGCTCGCGGCGCTGCGCTACGGGGCCTCGGTGGCCCTGCTCGCGCTGGTGGCGGCCGAACTGGGCGGCGCGGACAGCGGGTTGGCGTACCGGCTCCAGGTGGACGGCCAGTTCCTGCGGGTGGACCGGATGTTCGCGGGGCTGCTCGTGCTCGGACTGCTCGGAGTGGCCGTCGACCTGGTACTGGCCGCCGTGGGCCGCCGGTTCGTGCACTGGAGCGCGTCATGA
- a CDS encoding helix-turn-helix domain-containing protein, which translates to MSRPEPTPEAIEVGRVIRGCRKQRGVSMAVLATRSGLSQPFLSQLERGLATPSLSSIYRIAEALDVTPGTFLRPPGRPGAVTHESDPQVIRVDETAGQIARVLIPGGRSTLMEAYEHHFEPGRGERGWFEHPGEDFLYVLEGEIVLEVEGEEPLTLRAGQSAHHRGEVPHRCRLSGPAAARTLLVIANA; encoded by the coding sequence GTGTCTCGCCCCGAACCCACGCCCGAAGCGATCGAGGTCGGACGGGTGATCCGCGGCTGCCGCAAACAGCGCGGCGTCTCCATGGCCGTGCTCGCCACCCGATCGGGCCTCTCCCAGCCCTTCCTCAGCCAGCTGGAACGCGGACTCGCCACGCCCAGCCTCAGCTCGATCTACCGGATCGCCGAGGCCCTGGACGTCACCCCGGGCACCTTCCTGCGGCCGCCCGGCCGGCCCGGCGCCGTCACCCACGAGAGCGACCCCCAGGTGATCCGGGTCGACGAGACCGCGGGGCAGATCGCCCGGGTCCTCATCCCCGGCGGGCGCAGCACCCTGATGGAGGCCTACGAGCACCACTTCGAGCCCGGCAGGGGCGAGCGCGGCTGGTTCGAGCACCCCGGCGAGGACTTCCTCTACGTCCTGGAGGGCGAGATCGTGCTGGAGGTCGAGGGCGAGGAACCGCTGACCCTGCGCGCCGGCCAGAGCGCCCACCACCGGGGCGAAGTCCCGCACCGCTGCCGCCTGTCGGGCCCGGCCGCCGCACGCACCCTCCTCGTCATCGCGAACGCCTGA